In the Malania oleifera isolate guangnan ecotype guangnan chromosome 1, ASM2987363v1, whole genome shotgun sequence genome, one interval contains:
- the LOC131166791 gene encoding lysine-specific histone demethylase 1 homolog 2 isoform X2, whose product MLGKKDSEIIMEAPVSNGSVLKRSLRRKAGMRNYDENLMDELIEKHLGRSVRKRNRTKKDLEKETETEAMIALSLGFPIDALLEEEIEAGVVSELGGKEQNDYIVVRNHILAKWRDNVRMWLSKGQIKETVSNEYEHLICSAYDFLLCNGYINFGVSPSFTSYVPEEATEGSVIIIGAGLAGLAAARQLLAFGFKVIVLEGRNRPGGRVYTQKMGRKGKYVSVDLGGSVITGIHANPLGVLARQLSVPLHKVRDNCPLYQPDGAPVNKEIDSRIEVVFNKLLDKVTELRQIMGDFANDISLGSVLETLRQLYAVARTTEERQLLDWHLANLEYANAGCLSNLSAAYWDQDDPYEMGGDHCFLAGGNWKLIKALCEGVPIFYGKTVHTIKYGNEGVEVVAGDQLFQADMVLCTVPLGVLKKSTIRFEPELPKQKLAAIERLGFGLLNKVAMVFPHVFWGEDLDTFGCLSNYSNKRGEFFLFYGYHTVSGGPVLIALVAGEAALSFECTDPSTLLQRVLSILRGIYNPKGIDVPDPIQTICTRWSCDPFSYGSYSHVRVQSSGRDYDILAESVGSRLFFAGEATNRQYPASMHGAFLSGLREASCILRATRGRQNNPRKFVQKNVGPSNDILVDLFRKPDLVFGKFSFIFDPLTEDPKSLGIMRVAIGKSNNEFNCRDTSRKEIENGCRQSLKLPLLLYAVVSREQAHQLPLVTGEDEASARRGRGRNRVSAGQQNAV is encoded by the exons ATGCTTGGTAAGAAGGACTCAGAGATTATAATGGAAGCCCCAGTTTCGAATGGCTCAGTATTGAAGCGGTCATTGAGGAGGAAAGCAGGTATGCGGAATTATGATGAGAATTTAATGGATGAGCTGATAGAGAAGCATTTGGGTCGCTCCGTGAGGAAGAGAAATAGAACAAAGAAGGATTTGGAGAAAGAGACGGAAACGGAGGCCATGATAGCCCTCTCTCTCGGGTTCCCCATTGATGCATtgcttgaagaagaaattgaagctGGGGTTGTGAGTGAATTGGGTGGGAAAGAGCAAAATGATTATATTGTTGTCAGGAATCATATACTGGCAAAGTGGAGGGATAATGTGCGGATGTGGCTATCAAAAGGGCAAATCAAGGAGACAGTGAGtaatgagtatgaacatttgatcTGTTCGGCTTATGACTTTCTTTTGTGTAATGGCTACATTAATTTTGGGGTTTCACCGTCATTCACATCTTATGTTCCAGAAGAGGCAACTGAAGGTTCAGTGATAATTATTGGTGCTGGATTGGCTGGGTTAGCAGCAGCAAGGCAGCTCTTGGCCTTTGGCTTCAAAGTCATCGTTCTAGAAGGCAGGAACCGTCCAGGGGGAAGAGTTTATACTCAGAAGATGGGTCGGAAAGGTAAATATGTTTCTGTAGATCTTGGCGGTAGTGTTATTACTGGTATCCATGCTAATCCTCTAGGAGTCCTGGCTAGGCAACTCTCTGTACCACTTCACAAGGTCAGAGATAATTGCCCTTTGTATCAACCAGATGGTGCACCTGTCAATAAGGAAATTGATTCAAGGATTGAAGTTGTCTTCAATAAGTTGCTTGACAAAGTCACTGAATTGAGGCAAATAATGGGTGACTTTGCAAATGATATTTCTTTGGGTTCAGTTTTAGAGACACTTCGGCAGCTGTATGCTGTGGCTAGAACCACCGAGGAAAGGCAACTTCTTGACTGGCATCTAGCAAACTTGGAATATGCAAATGCTGGATGTCTTTCAAATCTTTCAGCTGCTTACTGGGATCAGGATGATCCTTATGAAATGGGTGGCGACCACTGCTTTCTTGCTGGAGGCAATTGGAAATTGATTAAAGCATTGTGTGAAGGAGTTCCAATATTCTACGGAAAGACTGTTCATACTATTAAATATGGCAACGAGGGTGTTGAGGTCGTAGCTGGGGACCAACTGTTTCAAGCAGACATGGTCCTATGCACTGTTCCTCTTGGTGTCTTGAAGAAGAGTACCATCAGATTTGAACCCGAGTTACCCAAACAAAAGCTTGCAGCAATTGAAAGATTGGGTTTTGGTTTGCTGAATAAGGTCGCCATGGTTTTTCCTCATGTGTTTTGGGGGGAAGACCTGGACACTTTTGGATGTCTTAGTAATTATAGCAACAAACGTGGtgaattctttttgttttatggTTATCACACTGTTTCTGGAGGTCCTGTACTTATTGCACTGGTCGCTGGAGAAGCTGCACTGAGTTTTGAATGCACAGACCCCTCCACTTTGCTTCAACGAGTTCTAAGCATCCTCAGAG GTATATATAATCCAAAGGGCATTGATGTACCTGATCCCATACAAACAATATGCACAAGATGGAGCTGTGATCCCTTTTCTTATGGTTCATACTCTCATGTCAGAGTACAGTCATCTGGGAGGGATTATGATATACTTGCAGAAAGTGTGGGAAGCCGGCTCTTCTTTGCTGGTGAAGCCACAAATAGGCAATATCCAGCCAGCATGCATGGTGCATTCTTGAGCGGCTTAAGAGAGGCTTCTTGCATTTTGCGAGCCACAAGAGGTCGGCAAAATAACCCCCGGAAGTTTGTTCAGAAGAATGTTGGACCAAGCAATGATATTCTTGTAGATCTGTTCAGAAAGCCTGATCTAGTTTTTGGAAAGTTTTCATTTATATTTGATCCTTTGACAGAAGACCCAAAATCATTGGGGATTATGAGAGTGGCAATTGGAAAGTCCAATAATGAATTTAATTGTAGAGACACTAGTAGAAAGGAAATAGAGAATGGCTGCAGACAGTCCTTAAAGCTACCATTGCTCCTTTATGCAGTAGTATCTCGTGAACAAGCACATCAGCTGCCACTGGTGACTGGAGAAGATGAAG CTAGTGCACGAAGAGGCAGGGGCAGGAACCGCGTATCTGCTGGACAACAAAATGCTGTGTAG
- the LOC131166791 gene encoding lysine-specific histone demethylase 1 homolog 2 isoform X1: MLGKKDSEIIMEAPVSNGSVLKRSLRRKAGMRNYDENLMDELIEKHLGRSVRKRNRTKKDLEKETETEAMIALSLGFPIDALLEEEIEAGVVSELGGKEQNDYIVVRNHILAKWRDNVRMWLSKGQIKETVSNEYEHLICSAYDFLLCNGYINFGVSPSFTSYVPEEATEGSVIIIGAGLAGLAAARQLLAFGFKVIVLEGRNRPGGRVYTQKMGRKGKYVSVDLGGSVITGIHANPLGVLARQLSVPLHKVRDNCPLYQPDGAPVNKEIDSRIEVVFNKLLDKVTELRQIMGDFANDISLGSVLETLRQLYAVARTTEERQLLDWHLANLEYANAGCLSNLSAAYWDQDDPYEMGGDHCFLAGGNWKLIKALCEGVPIFYGKTVHTIKYGNEGVEVVAGDQLFQADMVLCTVPLGVLKKSTIRFEPELPKQKLAAIERLGFGLLNKVAMVFPHVFWGEDLDTFGCLSNYSNKRGEFFLFYGYHTVSGGPVLIALVAGEAALSFECTDPSTLLQRVLSILRGIYNPKGIDVPDPIQTICTRWSCDPFSYGSYSHVRVQSSGRDYDILAESVGSRLFFAGEATNRQYPASMHGAFLSGLREASCILRATRGRQNNPRKFVQKNVGPSNDILVDLFRKPDLVFGKFSFIFDPLTEDPKSLGIMRVAIGKSNNEFNCRDTSRKEIENGCRQSLKLPLLLYAVVSREQAHQLPLVTGEDEGKLTHSLKVLGLKLMGPSALGNFVNSLIAIIASARRGRGRNRVSAGQQNAV, translated from the exons ATGCTTGGTAAGAAGGACTCAGAGATTATAATGGAAGCCCCAGTTTCGAATGGCTCAGTATTGAAGCGGTCATTGAGGAGGAAAGCAGGTATGCGGAATTATGATGAGAATTTAATGGATGAGCTGATAGAGAAGCATTTGGGTCGCTCCGTGAGGAAGAGAAATAGAACAAAGAAGGATTTGGAGAAAGAGACGGAAACGGAGGCCATGATAGCCCTCTCTCTCGGGTTCCCCATTGATGCATtgcttgaagaagaaattgaagctGGGGTTGTGAGTGAATTGGGTGGGAAAGAGCAAAATGATTATATTGTTGTCAGGAATCATATACTGGCAAAGTGGAGGGATAATGTGCGGATGTGGCTATCAAAAGGGCAAATCAAGGAGACAGTGAGtaatgagtatgaacatttgatcTGTTCGGCTTATGACTTTCTTTTGTGTAATGGCTACATTAATTTTGGGGTTTCACCGTCATTCACATCTTATGTTCCAGAAGAGGCAACTGAAGGTTCAGTGATAATTATTGGTGCTGGATTGGCTGGGTTAGCAGCAGCAAGGCAGCTCTTGGCCTTTGGCTTCAAAGTCATCGTTCTAGAAGGCAGGAACCGTCCAGGGGGAAGAGTTTATACTCAGAAGATGGGTCGGAAAGGTAAATATGTTTCTGTAGATCTTGGCGGTAGTGTTATTACTGGTATCCATGCTAATCCTCTAGGAGTCCTGGCTAGGCAACTCTCTGTACCACTTCACAAGGTCAGAGATAATTGCCCTTTGTATCAACCAGATGGTGCACCTGTCAATAAGGAAATTGATTCAAGGATTGAAGTTGTCTTCAATAAGTTGCTTGACAAAGTCACTGAATTGAGGCAAATAATGGGTGACTTTGCAAATGATATTTCTTTGGGTTCAGTTTTAGAGACACTTCGGCAGCTGTATGCTGTGGCTAGAACCACCGAGGAAAGGCAACTTCTTGACTGGCATCTAGCAAACTTGGAATATGCAAATGCTGGATGTCTTTCAAATCTTTCAGCTGCTTACTGGGATCAGGATGATCCTTATGAAATGGGTGGCGACCACTGCTTTCTTGCTGGAGGCAATTGGAAATTGATTAAAGCATTGTGTGAAGGAGTTCCAATATTCTACGGAAAGACTGTTCATACTATTAAATATGGCAACGAGGGTGTTGAGGTCGTAGCTGGGGACCAACTGTTTCAAGCAGACATGGTCCTATGCACTGTTCCTCTTGGTGTCTTGAAGAAGAGTACCATCAGATTTGAACCCGAGTTACCCAAACAAAAGCTTGCAGCAATTGAAAGATTGGGTTTTGGTTTGCTGAATAAGGTCGCCATGGTTTTTCCTCATGTGTTTTGGGGGGAAGACCTGGACACTTTTGGATGTCTTAGTAATTATAGCAACAAACGTGGtgaattctttttgttttatggTTATCACACTGTTTCTGGAGGTCCTGTACTTATTGCACTGGTCGCTGGAGAAGCTGCACTGAGTTTTGAATGCACAGACCCCTCCACTTTGCTTCAACGAGTTCTAAGCATCCTCAGAG GTATATATAATCCAAAGGGCATTGATGTACCTGATCCCATACAAACAATATGCACAAGATGGAGCTGTGATCCCTTTTCTTATGGTTCATACTCTCATGTCAGAGTACAGTCATCTGGGAGGGATTATGATATACTTGCAGAAAGTGTGGGAAGCCGGCTCTTCTTTGCTGGTGAAGCCACAAATAGGCAATATCCAGCCAGCATGCATGGTGCATTCTTGAGCGGCTTAAGAGAGGCTTCTTGCATTTTGCGAGCCACAAGAGGTCGGCAAAATAACCCCCGGAAGTTTGTTCAGAAGAATGTTGGACCAAGCAATGATATTCTTGTAGATCTGTTCAGAAAGCCTGATCTAGTTTTTGGAAAGTTTTCATTTATATTTGATCCTTTGACAGAAGACCCAAAATCATTGGGGATTATGAGAGTGGCAATTGGAAAGTCCAATAATGAATTTAATTGTAGAGACACTAGTAGAAAGGAAATAGAGAATGGCTGCAGACAGTCCTTAAAGCTACCATTGCTCCTTTATGCAGTAGTATCTCGTGAACAAGCACATCAGCTGCCACTGGTGACTGGAGAAGATGAAGGTAAATTGACTCATTCGCTTAAAGTTCTTGGATTGAAACTGATGGGACCTAGTGCTCTTGGAAATTTTGTTAATTCCTTGATTGCCATCATAGCTAGTGCACGAAGAGGCAGGGGCAGGAACCGCGTATCTGCTGGACAACAAAATGCTGTGTAG